One window of Nitrospinota bacterium genomic DNA carries:
- a CDS encoding DUF502 domain-containing protein yields the protein MLKNFKRRFRNVFITGLLITLPIALTWIILRFLLRNLDAMSPVFTRLLIEIGAPIPEGYRIPFLGVVMTLLIVLLVGWLTTGFFGKKIVDLGEYIVDKIPFVRKIYTGSKQVVVSIAQADTSTFRKVVLLEFPRRGLLAIGFVTGETRGEVQSLTQENMLNVFVPTMPNPTSGFLVFSPPEELTEISMTIEEGIKYVVSGGIVTPPGLKIVEAKGLKLEQPS from the coding sequence GTGCTTAAAAACTTCAAACGCAGATTCCGAAACGTATTTATCACCGGTTTGCTGATCACCCTCCCGATCGCGCTAACTTGGATCATCCTGCGATTTCTACTCCGAAACCTTGATGCCATGTCACCGGTGTTCACCCGTTTACTCATCGAGATAGGCGCCCCTATTCCAGAAGGCTACCGAATTCCCTTCCTGGGAGTCGTGATGACCCTGCTGATCGTTCTATTAGTGGGCTGGCTGACCACAGGTTTTTTTGGAAAGAAAATTGTTGATCTTGGTGAATACATTGTCGATAAAATCCCATTTGTCCGAAAAATCTATACAGGTTCCAAGCAGGTGGTCGTTTCCATAGCCCAGGCCGACACATCTACTTTTCGCAAGGTTGTTCTGCTGGAATTTCCGCGCCGTGGTCTCCTGGCAATAGGTTTCGTGACTGGCGAGACACGTGGAGAGGTACAAAGTCTCACCCAGGAAAATATGCTCAACGTATTTGTGCCCACCATGCCCAACCCGACATCAGGGTTCCTGGTTTTTTCTCCTCCTGAGGAACTCACAGAAATTTCGATGACCATTGAGGAAGGCATAAAATATGTTGTGTCGGGTGGTATCGTCACTCCACCGGGACTCAAAATTGTTGAAGCCAAAGGACTGAAGCTTGAACAACCCTCCTGA
- a CDS encoding tyrosine-type recombinase/integrase codes for MLTWGEQIVLFNEFPPHLRKMAEFANNTGCRKGEVTFLKWEWLYTDPETGIHYFVIPGEGHKNGEDRIVVLNDIALTVVEQCRGEHPTYVFTYKGKPVGNIYNTAFKRARKRASKIYPNIAKSHVHSWKHTVGTRLRNQALCPEEDRKDLMGHKSGRSMTEHYSVPELTRMHDYVSKITHPPAKRMTLVKNG; via the coding sequence GTGTTGACCTGGGGTGAACAGATTGTATTATTTAATGAGTTTCCTCCTCACCTTAGAAAAATGGCAGAATTTGCTAATAATACGGGGTGTCGCAAAGGGGAAGTCACTTTTCTTAAATGGGAATGGCTTTATACGGATCCAGAGACTGGCATCCATTACTTTGTCATACCAGGAGAAGGGCACAAAAACGGTGAAGATAGGATTGTAGTGTTAAACGATATTGCCTTAACAGTAGTCGAACAATGTCGAGGTGAGCATCCTACTTATGTTTTTACGTATAAAGGAAAACCTGTGGGAAACATCTATAACACCGCATTTAAGAGAGCACGAAAACGCGCCTCAAAGATTTATCCTAATATCGCCAAGTCGCATGTTCATTCTTGGAAACATACGGTAGGAACGAGACTTCGCAATCAGGCTTTGTGTCCTGAAGAAGATAGAAAAGATTTAATGGGACACAAATCAGGAAGGTCGATGACGGAACATTATTCTGTTCCAGAGTTGACCAGGATGCATGATTATGTCTCGAAGATCACGCATCCACCGGCCAAAAGAATGACACTTGTTAAAAATGGCTGA